A single region of the Brienomyrus brachyistius isolate T26 chromosome 10, BBRACH_0.4, whole genome shotgun sequence genome encodes:
- the map1lc3cl gene encoding microtubule-associated proteins 1A/1B light chain 3C: protein MAPFEKSQEVKPFKQRKCLATRKDEVCSIRSKFPNKLPVIVERYVREKHLPLLDKTKFLVPFELTMGQFLSLLRSKVDLGPTQTLYLMVSDHSMSCMSASMGEIYTQYRDPDGFLYLTYASQDMFGGGAASAPPC, encoded by the exons ATGGCTCCCTTCGAGAAGTCACAAGAAGTGAAACCCTTCAAACAGAGGAAATGCCTCG CTACAAGAAAGGATGAGGTGTGCAGTATTCGCTCCAAATTCCCAAACAAATTACCC GTTATTGTGGAGCGGTATGTTCGTGAGAAGCACCTTCCACTGCTGGATAAAACCAAATTTCTTGTTCCATTTGAACTCACCATGGGTCAGTTCctcagtttgctcag GAGTAAAGTAGACCTAGGGCCCACACAGACTCTGTACCTGATGGTGTCAGACCACAGCATGTCCTGCATGTCTGCCAGCATGGGGGAGATCTACACCCAGTACAGGGACCCCGACGGCTTCCTCTACTTAACCTACGCGTCCCAGGACATGTTCGGAGGAGGGGCAGCATCGGCGCCTCCCTGCTGA